Part of the Benincasa hispida cultivar B227 chromosome 12, ASM972705v1, whole genome shotgun sequence genome is shown below.
ATACTGTACATTTGTAGGACTATATTGCTGTTCATCTCTGCAGGAACCTGAAATTGAATTACCATGTCCCCAAAAGCTTCCAAAACCAAACTCTCCTTTCTCATGCAAATCCTGCATAACCTTCTCAATCTCTTCCATACAACTCAAGCCCAACCCATTTTCTTCACTTCTCATACATCTTccattactaattcctttaagcTTATCTCTATAATCACTACCCTTTTCTTTCCCTACcatcttttcctctttttctctcATTCTTAGCCTTCTCTTTGCAAACTCTCTAGTCTTTCGAACGAGTTTCCACGGAAGCTTGAGTAACAAAAGGAGAACGATCTGCAATGCCAGGCATTGGCAGCAACAGCATATGACAATGCAGTCGGCCGCTAGCGTGTTCGTATCTTCCATGGTTGCGGAAAATGGTTGAAAGGAAGGGAGCGATGGCAAAGAAGAACATGATAAAAAAAGGAAGACATTGCTTGTTGAGGAATTAGTTCCCTGTCTTGAAAATGGATTTGGGTTAAGGGGAGGTATTAGAAAGGGTAAAGCAAAGATGATTGATATGTGGTTGGGAATGCAAAGAAAGTAGCAAAATGGAATTTTCCTTTACATCATTGCTTAACTTCAAATCTAACTTTTTCTGTAGCATCCATATGGGTTTGACAGATAAGATTTGGTAATGTTAAAGTTGAAGAGCAAGGCAAACTATATGCCTTTCCTTTTGGGGTCTCATGGACCAAGACTGCCAAATCTAAGCAAAGTCTGGATTCTAGAATCATAGAAAAATGATACTTTCCTTCATAAGCTTTCTAAGATCACCTTGATCAGCTCATGatatgtcaaaaaaaaaaaaaaaaacatgaattaTCCCAAATATCCATTTATTTgaactttgaaaaatattttccaaaacttttttttttctattaattcGAAAACATGTGATAGTGGAGATTAGAATGAAGATTTAGAATACATGTTTTTACTAGCTATAATCTAGTTGATCATGACTATTGAGTATCTGagaatctaaattttgtttaagAGTTAAACATAAATATCTAAAGATAAACTAAGTGGCTTCTTgaaattataaaactaattaaagaaCAAGTAACTCTGGACTtattaatctttcttttttaattttttttttatcagaagtgattttattttaaaatgtaaatgtTGGAATTGAATGATATCAAGAAATTGAAGATGCGCCACAAGTAATATGCATTTCAATCATTAATAATAGAGTAAGTTCTTGCATTTGAATTGGTTTTGAGTAATATTTGGTTGAATTTGTAACGTATGgttctttttattctttctttttgtgtacttaattcaagccttggaatGCATGTTCTCAAGGTTTAATCTTCAGCTTCACATTCGTTGATCTTTGTGGGTGGATATTGGCTGGATCTTGTTAAATTGGTGTTATCTCATATACAGTGCTCAAATAATTATGGAATAAATCTACTACAACCacaagttttcttttaaaaagtc
Proteins encoded:
- the LOC120067034 gene encoding uncharacterized protein LOC120067034; amino-acid sequence: MEDTNTLAADCIVICCCCQCLALQIVLLLLLKLPWKLVRKTREFAKRRLRMREKEEKMVGKEKGSDYRDKLKGISNGRCMRSEENGLGLSCMEEIEKVMQDLHEKGEFGFGSFWGHGNSISGSCRDEQQYSPTNVQYQLIQVIPST